Within the Pseudomonas mendocina genome, the region GACAGCTATCTGACCCTGCTCGATGCCCAGCGCCAGCTGTTCAGCGTGCGCCAGCAGCTGATCACCGACCGCCTGGCCCAGCTCAGCAGCGAAGTCGAGCTGTACAAGGCCCTGGGTGGTGGCTGGAGCGATACGGGGAGCAATGCTCCACAAGGTTGACCGCGCGTAACCCGCTTCAAGGACGACCTTCCCCAACGCGCCGCCCCCGCAGTCTTTGCGGGGGCGTTTTTTTTGCTGGGTTACGACGTTTCGTAGCCCGGATGAAATCCGGGGGCCGGGAACGCTGCGTGTCGGCGATTAGGACTGGCCTGCGGCTAATGCCTGCCGGTTAAGGTTTTCTAGACGATGCCGCTGCATCGAGTCGTAATTCAGAACACTAGGCTTCGCGGACGAGTCCGCTCCCCACAGGGATAGCCGTACCCGCTGCGAGCGCTGAACAACTGTGGGAGCGGACTTGTCCGCGATAGCTCTTTGACTCACAAGCGCCATCCGCTGCTGCTTGATCAACTGAAAATGCCGCAATCCTGTAGTGCCGTGCCGCCGCTCAGCCCAACGCAGCCAACAACTGCGCGCAATCCTGCGCATGCAGCCCGGTCAGCTCCGGCCAGGGGTTGTCCGGCAGGTTGACCAGCACCCCGCGCGCGCCCGCAGCCTGGGCGCATTCCAGGTCGAAGCGGTAGTCGCCGACCATCACCAGTTCCTGCGGCTTGACCGCCCAGCGCTCGGCCAGATGCAGCAAACCGCCCGGATGCGGCTTGGGCGGTGCTTCATCGCGGCCGAGGATATCGGCCGTGGCGAAGCAGTCATCCAGGCCGATGGCCTGCAGCGTCAGCAACGCCAACGGATGGGCATTGCGAGTCAGGATGCCGAGCTGGCAGCCGCGCTCGCACAGCGCCCTCACCAGCTCGATGGCCCCTGGTGCCGGGCGTGAGGCCACTGCCAGCTCGCGTTCGTGCTCCAGCAGCCAGGCATGCTTGGCTGCTGCCTCGTCTGCCGGTAGCGCCGCCAGGTGGTGGAGGATGTCGTCTTCCTGAGGAATGCCCAGCGCCCGCTTGATCGCCGGGAAATCATGCACCGCCAGGGTCAGGGTGCCGTCCATGTCGAACACCCAGTGACGTGCTTCGCGCAGTACCTTCACTTCCAGTCCTCGCGCACGCGCGTCAGCCCCTCCTGAGCCACCGACGCGACCAGCTCGCCCTGGCGGTTGTAGATGCTGGCGCGGGAGAAACCACGAGCATTGCCCGCCCAGGGGCTGTCCATGGCATACAGCAACCAGTCGTCCATGCGCAGGTTGCGGTGGAACCACAGCGAATGGTCGAGACTCGCCACCTGCATGAATTTCTGGAACACCGACACGCCATGCGGCTGCATCGAGGTGGTCAGCAGATTGAAGTCACTGGCATAGGCCAGCAGGTACTTGTGCAACTGCGGGTCGTCCGGCAGCTCGCCAGCGGCGCGGAACCATACGTACTTGACCGGTTCGCAAGGCTGCGGAGCAAAGGGGTTGATCAGGGTGACCGGGCGAATCTCGATGGGTTTGTCGCTGATCGCACGCTCGCGCATGCGCTCGGGAATCATCGGCGCCACCATTCGCGCCAGATCGGTTTCCGACTTCAAGCCCTCGGGGCCGGGTACGTCCGGCATCTGGCTCTGGTGGTGGAAGCCCTCTTCTTCATATTGAAACGACGCACTGCAGAAGAAGATCGGCTTGCCCTTCTGCACCGCCACCACGCGACGGGTGCTGAAGCTGCCACCATCGCGGGTACGCTCGACCTGATAGACCACCGGCAGGCTGGCATCGCCAGGGCGCAGGAAGTAGCCGTGCATGGAATGCACGTGACGCGCTTCCTCGACCGTCTGGCTGGCAGCGGAGATGCACTGGCCAAGCACCTGGCCGCCGAATAGCTGGCGAAAACCAAGATCCTGGCTGCGGCCACGGAACAGGTTTTCCTCGATCTGCTCCAGGCTGAGCAGCGCCACCAGATCATCGAGAACCTGAGTCATGGGGTGTCGTCTCCTTGCATGGGGGTATACGCAATTGCGGGTAGGCCGGCAGCGATGTCAGGCGTTCATCCCAAACGGCGCGGCCAAGGGTGAAATGGTAAAGACTTTGCAGCCCGCTGTCGGCATCTCCAAGCAGCTCACGCAAAGCATCGTCGAAATAGCAACCGATGCCCGTACCGGAAAGCCCTGCCGCTTCGGCTTCCAGATAGAGCAACTGACCAATCTGGCCACACTCCCAGTAGAGCCTGGGATAGCGCCAGTCGCCATTGGCCACCACGCGTTCCACCCGCGCCAGCATGGCCAAGGCCACGCAGCCATCGGCGGCGATGTCCTGGCCGCAACTGAGAAATCCCGCCAGACCACGGGCATCGCCTTCGAGCAGGCGGTACAGCGGCAGCTCGGCATCCACTCGCTGCCATTGGTAATCCTCGCGTAGCGGCTGTACACCGTTGCCCGTGCGATCCAGCCAGTACAACCCCGGCGCCAGCCCCTGCACGCGGTGCACGAAGAGCAGCAGATCGATCTCGCTCGGCTCGCCGCTCACGGCGAAGGGTACCGGCGAGCGCTGCGGCAGCAGGCGACGCAGCCAGGCCAGCAGCAGTTCGGCCTGGATGCCGCTGCGGCCATCCATGGCCTGCGCACTGCGCCGGCGATGCAGGATCGGCCGCAGTGGCAGGCCGGGGTTGTCATTGCGAACGCTGGCTGCATCCGCGCTCCAGGCAGCGCGCCCACGTGCCGGCGCGCGGCACAGTGCGTGTACGCGTTGCAACTCGGGCCAGTGGCGATACTCGCGCGACAGACGATTGGGCGCCCCAATCCGCTCGAGGTGCGCCAACCCGTTCAGCAGGGTTTCGGGCAGCGCGAACTCCATCGTTTGCGCCGGGCCGATCCACAGCAGGCAGTCGCCGTGTTCGGCCTCATGAAAGTCGTCTCCGTCCAGTCCCAGCAGGCCGTCCAGACGAGCCTCGGCCACGCCATGCAGCATGCGCACCTGCCACCCCTGCACGCTAGCGGCGATGGCTAGCGCCGCCAGGGCATGCCCCAGGTCGTGCTGGCAGTAACGGTAGGCGCGCTCACCATACTTCCAGGCCTCGCGCCAGACGATGCTGCTCAGCCCCAGGAGAAAGCCACCGGGCGGCAGACTGTCGGCAAGCTGCCGGCCAAGCGGCGGCGGTAGCTCGCTGCGCACCTCCAGCGCATGCATATCCGGCGCGTAGTGGGCCAGCACACCGCCCTCATCCACGCCCCCCGGCGGCAGCAACAGATAGGCCTCGGTCGGGTGCAGATTGCCGGATGACGGGTTGCCCCGCAGCGCCCAGCGGCTGCCGCCAGCCTCCTTCCAGGCAGAGATAGCCAGGCTGTCGTACAGCAGCTGCGAGATGCTGGCCAGATCCACTGGCGCGGGTGCTGCCTGCGGACCGGCGAATACAGTGTCGTACGCTGGCCCCTCTTCCATCGGGCGGTGGTACAGCTCGATCAGCCGTGCGCCCTCGTAGCGGCGAAACGGCGCGGGCTGAGTCGCCCAATCCAGACGTCCCGGCCCCGGCGCGAAACGTTCAGGCTCATGCTTGCTGAGCTGGTGATAGGCAAGCACCTCGCTCATTGCTGCGCCTGCCACTGCTCACGGCGGATGCGATAGAGCACGTGAGGTTGCATCGGGTGGCCATCCGGCACACGCGGATGGAGAAAATCGCCACTTTCGTCACGCTGCATGCCGATACTGCGCATCACCGCCTGCGACGGCAGGTTGGCCGACGCGGTAAAGCTCACCACCTCGTCCAGCGCGAGGCGTTCGAACGCCACAGCCAGTGCCGCACGCGCCGCCTCGCTGGCATAGCCCTGGCGCCAGTGCGCCCGAGCAAGACGCCAGCCAATTTCCACAGCCGGTACGAAGGGCGCCTCGAAACCGACCTGAGCCAGACCGGTGAAACCGATCAGCTCGCCGTCGTCGCGCCGCTCCAGTGCCCAGAAGGTGAACCCATGTTGCTCGTGATGTGCACGCAAGCGCGCCAGCAACTGGGCACTCTGCTCGGCATCCAGCGGCTCAGGGAAATGGCGCATCACCTCGATATCGGCATTCAGCGCGACCAGCGCCGGCAGATCAGTGGCGCGCCAGGCCCGCAGCAACAGGCGCTCGGAGGAGGTTTCGATCAGGGGCATGGCAGTTGTCTCGATTGGCTGCGACCATACGTCGTCAATTCGCTTGAGCCGTCATTGTATGCCGCTACCGCTGGTCTACCACGAGGATTACAGCCCGCCCTTCCCGGCCGGGCATCGTTTCCCCATGGAGAAATTCCGCCTGCTGCGCGATCACCTGGTCGATAGCGGCCTGACCAGCGATGCCGAACTGCAACGCCCGGAGCTGTGCCCGGCGGAGATTCTCGCCCTGGTTCATTGCCCGGACTACATCGCCCGCTACATGGCCGGCGAGCTGCCCTCCGAGGATCAGCGCCGTCTCGGCCTGCCCTGGAGCGAAGCGCTGGCGCAGCGCACCGTGCGCGCCGTGGGCGGCTCGTTGCTGACCGCCGAACTGGCGCTGCGTCACGGCCTGGCCTGCCACCTGGCTGGCGGCACGCACCATGCGCACTATGACTTTCCCTCGGGTTTCTGCATCTTCAACGACCTGGCGGTGATCGCCCGTTACCTGCTCGAAGCGGGTCGCGTGCACCGCGTGCTGATCTTCGACTGCGACGTGCACCAGGGCGACGGCACCGCACGGCTGCTGGAAAACGAGCCGGACGCGATCACCGTATCGCTGCACTGCGAACAGAACTTCCCGGCGCGCAAGGCGCAGAGCGACTGGGACATCCCCCTGCCACGCGGCATGGGCGACGCCGATTACCTGAAGGTGGTGGACGACACGCTGAACTACCTGCTGCCGATCTACCAGCCGGACCTAGTGCTCTACGACGCAGGTGTCGACGTGCATAAAGACGATGCCCTGGGCTACCTGCAACTCACCGACGCCGGCCTGGCCGCCCGCGATGAAGCCGTGCTGCAGCACTGCCTGGGGCGCGACATTCCGGTGCTGGGGGTGATAGGCGGCGGTTACTCGAAGGATCACGTCGCCCTCGCCCGCCGCCACGGCATCCTCCATCACAGCGCCGCAAGGGTGTGGGCGGCGCGAGGGTTGCGCTAAGGATCAGCCGGCCTGCACCTTGTCCAACGCCTGCTCCAGTGTGGTCACGGTGCGTTCGATATTACCCAGCTTGTCCAGCCCGAACAGACCAAGGCGGAAGGTCTGGAAGTCCGCCGGCTCGTCGCATTGCAGCGGCACGCCGGCGGCGATCTGCAGGCCGATGGCGGCGAACTTGGCGCCGGTCTTGATCTGCGCGTCATCGGTGTAGCAGACCACCACGCCCGGCGCCTCGAAGCCCTTGGCCGCGACGCTCTTGAAGCCCCGTGCAGCCAACAGGGCGCGCACACGGTCACCGAGTTCCTGTTGTTGCTGGCGCACCTTGGCGAAACCGATGGCCTTGGCCTCCAGCATGGCGTCACGGAAGCGCGCCAGAGCATCGCTGGGCATGGTGGCGTGGTAAGCGTGGCCGCCCTGTTCGTAGGCCTGCATGATCTGCAGCCACTTCTTCAGGTCACAGGCGAAGCTGGTGCTCTGGGTCGCCTCGACGCGCGCCTGTGCGGCTTCGCTCAGCATCACCAGGGCGCAGCAGGGCGAGGCGCTCCAGCCCTTCTGCGGGGCGCTGATCAGCACGTCGATGCCACAGGCCCGCATGTCCACCCAGAGGGTGCCGGAGGCGATGCAGTCGAGCACGAACAGGCCACCGACGGCATGTACCGCATCGCTCACCGCGCGCAGGTAATCATCCGGCAGGATCATGCCCGAAGAGGTTTCCACGTGCGGGGCGAACACCACCTGTGGTTTCTCGGCGGCAATGGTCGCCAGCACCTCGTCCAGCGGCGCCGGCGCGAAGGCGGCTTGCGGGCCGTCGGCGACCGGGCGCGCCTTGAGCACCTGGGCCTCGGCTGGAATGCGGCCCATGTCGAAAATCTGCGTCCAGCGGTAGCTGAACCAGCCGTTGCGTATCACCAGGCACTTCTGTTCCGTCGCCAACTGCCGCGCCACCGCTTCCATGCCGTAGGTGCCGCTGCCCGGCACCACTGCCACGGCATGGGCGTTGTAGACCTGTTTCAGGGTGGCGGAGATATCGCGCATCACACCCTGAAACGACTGCGACATATGGTTCAGCGAGCGGTCGGTGTAGACCACCGAATATTCGATCAGGCCATCGGGATCGATGTCGGGACAGATTTGGGACATGGCAGGCTCCAGCCGAAAAAGGTTCGAACAGAACCTGCCCCAACCCCGAGCAAATGACAAGGCCGCAAGGCTCTCGGGTAGAATGCGCAGCCTTTCTCCTACCTGCTCACCGCCATGACCACAGCCACCAAGCCCACCGCTCATCACGTCGCCATCATCGGCGGCGGCCCCGCCGGGCTGATGGCTGCCGAAGTGCTGGCGCAAGGCGGTGTGTGCGTGGAGCTGTTCGACGCCATGCCCTCGGTGGGGCGCAAGTTCCTGCTGGCCGGCGTCGGTGGCATGAACATCACCCACTCCGAGCCCAAGGATGCCTTTATCGGCCGCTACGGCGAGCGCCAGGCCGAGGTCGCGGCGCTGCTGCGCGAGTTCGATGCCGATGCCCTGCGTGCCTGGATTCACGGCCTGGGCATCGACACCTTCGTCGGCACCTCCGGCCGCGTATTCCCCAGCGACATGAAGGCCGCGCCGCTGCTGCGTGCCTGGCTGCGCCGCCTGCGCGAGCTGGGGGTGGCGATCCATACCCGCAGCCGCTGGCTGGGCTGGAACGATGACGGCAGCCTGCGTATTGCCGGGCCGGACGGCGAACGCGCCGTGGCCGCCGATGCCTGCCTGCTGGCCTTGGGTGGCGGCAGTTGGGCGCGCCTGGGCTCAGACGGCGCCTGGGTGCCGCTGCTGCAGGCGCGCGGCATCGAGGTGGCGGCGCTGAAACCGAGCAACTGCGGCTTCGAGGTCGCCGGATGGAGCGACCATCTGCGGGAAAAATTCGCCGGTGCGCCGCTGAAGAATGTCGCCCTCAGCCTGCCCGACCAGCCCGCCCGCATCGGTGAATTCGTGCTGACGGCTGGCGGTTTCGAAGGCAGCCTGGTGTACGCCTTTTCCGCCGATATCCGTCGCGCCATCGAGGCCGATGGCCAGGCGCTGATCCACCTCGATCTGCTGCCGCAGATGCCACTGACCAAGGTGCAACAGGCGCTGGCCAAGCCACGCGGCAAGCACTCGATGGCCAAACACCTGCATCGCCAGGCCGGTCTCGAAGGCGTGAAAGCCGCATTGCTGCGCGAACTGGCGCCGGCCGCAGCCTTTGCCGAGCCGGTCGATCTGGCACTCTGGATCAAGGCGCTGCCCATCACCCTGCTGCGTACCCGGCCGCTGGACGAGGCGATCAGCAGCGCCGGCGGCGTGCCCTTCGCGGCACTGGATGACGGTCTGATGCTCAAGGCACTGCCCGGCGTGTTCTGCGCCGGCGAGATGCTCGACTGGGAAGCGCCCACCGGCGGCTATCTACTCACTGCGTGTTTCGCCAGCGGGCGGGTCGCGGCGCAGGGCGTACTCGACTGGTTACAAGCCGTGTAGTTGTGGCGGGCCGGGCGGCGCTCCGCTTCAGCCCACCAAAGCTGGCCGCTGTCGGTGGGCTGAAGCCCACCCTACGGACTGGCTAAGGCCGTAGGGCGGGTGCAACCCGCCATATCCGGTTGGCGGGTTTAACCCGCCCTACGCCTGAAAAACCGCTGAAACCACTGTGACGCCGCACGGGCTGCGACTATGCTGAGCTTCAGCGCTCTCCCACACAGGTAATCCTCCGCCGTGATCCCGCTGCTGGTCTGCGACGACTCCAATATGGCGCGCAAGCAATTGATCCGCGCCTTGCCGGCTGAATGGCCAGTTTCCCTCAGTCAGGCGAGCAACGGCGAGGAGGCGCTGGCGCTGATCCGCCAGGGCCTGGGCCAAGTCATGCTGCTCGACCTGACCATGCCGGTGCTCGACGGCTACCAGACCCTCGCGGCGCTACGCGCCGAAGCACTCAAGAGCCAGGTCATCGTGGTGTCCGGCGACGTGCAGGAAGAAGCCGTGCGTCGCGTACGCGAACTGGGTGCGCTGGCATTCATCAAGAAACCAGCCGATCCGGAAATCCTGCGCCAGACGCTGATCGATCTGAAACTGTTCGACCCTCAGGCCACACCGGCCGCGCAGGCCCAGGCTGCGGCATTGTCGGAGCTCAAGGTCAGCTTCCGTGATGCCCTGCGCGAGGTGAGCAACGTCGCCATGGGTCGCGCCGCTGCGCTGCTGGCCAAGGTGCTCGGAGTATTCGTGCAGCTGCCGGTGCCACAGGTGAACATCTTCGAGGTCAGCGAACTGCACATGACCCTGCTCGACGCCCAACGCGGCGAGCGCTTCAGCGCCATCTGCCAGGGCTTCATCGGCGAAGCCATCGCCGGCGAAGCGCTGCTGCTGTTCCATGATTCGGAAGTGAACGACATGGCGCGCCTGCTCGGCTGGCAGCCAAAGAACGAAGCGGAAACCTCGGAGATGCTCCTGGATCTGGCCAGCATCCTGATCGGTGCCTGCCTGGCCGGCGTCGCCGAGCAGCTCGACCTGCGTTTCTCCCAGGGCCACCCGCAATTGCTCGGCCAGCACGCCAGCCTCGACCAGATCATCCAGGTCAACCGCCAGCGCTGGCGCAAGACCCTAGCCGTGGAGATCAGCTACAGCCTGGAGGGCCACGCCATTCATTTCGACCTGCTGCTGTTGTTCACCGAAGACTCGATCAAGCGCCTGACCGCCAAGATCGGCTACCTGATGGAGTAAGGCCATGCCCGCGCAGATCGATATCAAGGAAGTCCACTGGCTGCTCGACATCGTGCAGTGCATCGACGTCGGCGTGGTAGTGCTCGACCGCCAGTACCGCGTCGAGGTGTGGAACGCCTTTATGGAAAACCACTCGGGATTGGGCCCGGATCAGGTACAGGGCCGCTCCTTGTTCGAGCTGTTCCCCGACATCGACCGCCCCTGGCTGGAACGCAAGGTGGAAAGCGTGGTGCAACTGGGCACGCGTGCGTTCAGCCTGTGGCAGCAACGCCCCTACCTGATGCGTTTCAAAAGCTACCAGCCGATCACCGGCCAGGCCGACTTCATGTACCAGAACGTTACCCTGCTGCCGCTGGCCGGCCAGCCAGTGGAGCACGTGTGCCTGGTAATCTACGACATGACCGCCGCCGCCGTGGCCGCGCGAACGACTCAATGATGCCACCGTAGCCCGGATGCATCGATGCTCCCGGATTGCATCCGGGCTACGGTTCTGACGAAAAAGGGATTTACATGCTGCGCAGCGTCGAACTGAAAACCTTCGTCCCGGCACGGGACTTCACCCTGAGCATGGATTTCTACCAGGCCATGGGCTTCAAGCCCGGCTGGTCGGACGAACAGATGGCGTACTTCAGCCACGGCGATCACTGCGCCTTCCTGTTGCAGAACTTCTACGTCAAGGAGCAGGCGGAGAACTTCGTCATGCACCTGCTGGTGGAGGAAGTCGATGCCTGGTGGCAGCAGATTCAGGCAGCGCGCCTTGACGAGCGTTTCGGTACGCGGCTGATCGCGCCGCAGGACCAGCCCTGGGGCATACGCGAGTTCATGGTGTTCGACCCCAGCGGCGTGCTCTGGCGAATCGGCCAGAACATCTAAGCAGTCGCGGCTAAAGCCCCTCCCACATCGGAAGACATGCGCCTGTGGGAGCGGCTGAGCGGCATCCGCTTTAGCCGCGAGCCTTTTGCAGACTACTTCTTGCCGCCCTTGGGCTTGCTGCCGAAGCTCGGTACCTTGCGTACCGCCTTGGCCTTGGGCTTGGCGTCCTCTTCCTCGAACCAGCGGCCAAGGTGGATATTGCCCTTACCGCCTGCCTTGCCCGCGCCGGGGATCAGCTTCTGCTTGGGCTTCTTGGGTTTCTTCAGCACCTGGCCGCCGACCGCCGTCAGCGGTACGCGGTGATCGGGAATGAAGTCCGGCTCGTCGACACGTTTGATCAACTGCTGGGTCAGGTTCTCGATCGCCGCCAACTGGTCGACTTCGTCGGCGCAGACCAGCGAGATCGCCTCACCCGTGCTGCCCGCGCGACCGGTACGGCCGATGCGGTGCACGTAGTCTTCGGCGTTGATCGGCAGGTCGAGGTTGACCACCAGCGGCAGGTCGTCGATATCCAGGCCGCGTGCGGCCACGTCGGTGGCCACCAGGATCTGCACCTCACCGGCCTTGAAGCGCTCCAGTGCACGCAGGCGGCTGGGCTGCGGCTTGTCGCCGTGGATCGAGTCGGCAGCCACGCCCATGGCCAGCAGTTCCTGTTCGAGCTGATCGACACCCTTGCGGGTCTTGGCGAACACCAGCACCTGGCCCCAACGCTTGACCTGCAACAGGTGCAGGAACAGCTCGCTCTTGCGCTTCTTGTCTACCGGGATCAGCCACTGTTTGACGGTCTTGGCGGCGGCATTGCGCGGGCTGACTTCCACCGACAGCGGGTCGCGCAGCAGCTCGCCAGCCATCTGCCGGATGGCATCGGAGAAGGTGGCGGAGAACAGCAGGGTCTGGCGTTTTTTCGGCAGCGCACTGAACAGCTCGTCCAGCTCGCGGGCGAAGCCCAGGTCGAGCATGCGATCGGCCTCATCGAGGATCAGCGTCTGCAACTGAGAAAACTTCACGGCGTTCTGCCGGTACAGGTCGAGCAGCCGACCTGGCGTGGCCACCAGCACGTCGACGCCCTTGCGCAGTTTCATCATCTGCGGGTTGATGCTGACCCCGCCGTACACCGCGTAGCTGGTCAACGGCAGATGCTGGCCGTAGGCCTGGAAGCTCTGCAGCACCTGTTCGGCCAGTTCGCGAGTCGGCGTCAGCACCAGCGCACGCACACTGTTGCTGGCGACCTGCGGGCCTTCCAGGGTCAGGCGCTGCAGCAGCGGCAGGGCGAAACCGGCGGTCTTGCCGGTGCCGGTCTGCGCCGCCGCCATCAGGTCACGCCCCTTGAGCACGGCGGGTATGGCCTGGCTCTGCACCGGGGTCGGCGTCTTGTAGTCGAGGTCAGCGAGGGTGCGCAGCAGCGGCTCGATCAAACCGAGGGAGGCGAAGGTCATGGGGCAACCAGGATGGCAATGGAAACAGTCGCGCAGTTTACCCTTTCCCCACCCGTAGGAGCGGCTTCAGCCGCGAAAATCGCCGCTGCGGCTGCATGCATGAATGCAGGAGGCAGAACGAAGCAGGATGCCCGGTCGAAAGCGCCTGCCACAGGCCTCTAGCCGCGCCGAGGGCGCACGTAGCCCGGATGCAATCCGGGGCCACTGTCACCGTTTCCCCGGATTGCATCCGGGCTACGCAAGAGCGGCTTCAGGCGCGAAATTCCTCCGGCGTAGCCTCGCCAATGCAGCCTGGGACTTCGTGGGAGGGGCTTTAGCCGCGATAAAAGCTCGCGGCTAAAGCGGGATGCCGCCCAGCCGCTCCTACAGGTACGAGGAAAACCTCAGCAGGCAGTGGCCAGCAACGCCCGCACCTTGGCCGCCGAAAGGTTCTGCAACTGGCAGAGAAAGGCATGATCGGCCTGGTGCCGGCCATGGCGCTCGCGCAGCAGGCCGAACAGGTGCAGGGTCAGATTCGCCGCCATCTCGGCATCGGCCAGCGCACGGTGAGCGCGGCCAGTATCCGGCAAGCCGGCCCAGGCGTTGAGGTTGCCCAGCTTGTGACTTGGCGCCTCCGGCAGCAGACGCCGCGACAGCAGCAACGAACAGGCGAAAGGCTGCAGGCGACGGCGCCGAACGCGCGCCAGTTCGGCGTCCCAGAACTTCTGGTCGAAAGAGGCGTTATGCGCCAGCAACGGCCTTTCGCCGATGAAGTCGGCCACTTCGTTCATCACTTGGTCAGACGGCGGTGCCTTGCGCAGCATGGCGTTGCTGATGCCGGTCAGTTGCTCGATGAACGGCGGTACCCAGGCGCCACTGTTCATCAGGCTCTGGTAGCGGTCAACGATGCGCCCGCCTTCGATGATCGCCACGCCGATCTCGGTGGCGCGCGCCTGGGTCGGCGATACGCCAGTGGTTTCGAAGTCGATGACGGCGATGGATTCCACGTAAAACCTCGGAGCTGGTGAAGATGTCGTCGCGAGCGAAGGCCCCTCGCGTTGAACCTGCCTAGGGCAAGCGGAGTGCATTGAATGCGAGCAGCGCCGAAGCGCGAGATGCCGAGCGCATTACGAAGCTCTCAGTGATTTCTCAGCAACAACTCGCCTTCGATGGGCACGTACAGGCTGGCGGCACGAATCAACGACTGCGCCGTCAGCCCCGGCGCGCCGAAGGCGATGGCTTCCACGCCACGGCTGCGCACGCGCTCGAGCAACAGGTCGAAGTCACCATCGCCCGAGGCCAGGACGATCTCGTCGACGCGCTCGACCGCATCGAGCACGTCGATGGTGATGCCCACGTCCCAGTCGCCCTTGGCCGAGCCGTCGGCACGCTGGATATAGGGTTTGAGCTTCACGGTGAAACCCAGCTTGCGCAGGATCTGCTGGAACTGCTGCTGCTTGGCGTCACCACGGTCGATGGCGTAGGCATAGGCCTCGACGATCACGCCACGACGACTGACCTCGGCCCACAGCACGCTGTAGTCGAAATGGCAGCCATGCACCTGGCGCACCGTGTAGTAGAGGTTCTGCACATCGGCGAATACGGCGATCTTCTTCACCGGGAGTCCTCGGGGGTGACGAAGGCGCCAGTATGCCAGAGCTGGCGGCATCCTGCGTCCAGGGCTGGCCGGGGCGCGACGCAGCCCCTATCCTTGCCGCCATGACGCCTCTAGAACACCTCTGCCAGCGCAACCTCGACCTGCTCCAACGCCTGCAAATCAGCCATCGCCTGATCGAGCACGAAGCCGTGCTGGACTACCCCACCGCCCACGCCGTGCGCAGGCGCTTCGGCCTGCGCGGCGTGGAGAGCAAGAGCCTGTTCCTGCGCGTCGATGCGCAGCGCTACGCGATGCTGGTCACCCTTGAAGGCGCTCGCGCCGACTGGGCCAGACTCAAAGCGCTGCTCGGCAAACGCCCGCGTATCGCCAGCGATGAAGAGCTGACCGAGCACACCGGCTGCGTGCCGATGTGCGCTTGCCCATTCGGCCATGACGCCACTATCACCCTGCTGATCGACCGCGCGGTGCTGGCCTGCGACTTTCTGCTGTATTCACCCGGCCCGCCGCAGTTGACCCTGGAAGTACCTGGCGATGAACTGCCGCGCCTGCTCGCCGCGCTGCCCAATGCGCAGCTGGAGTACCCTTGAACCTATCCCGGCAACCCGCCACAGTGCGGGTACCCTGACATTTGGTAACCCGTCGATGAGCCCACTTTCCGTTTTACGCGACGCCTGGTTCTTCTCCAGCCACAACCTCGCCGCCATTGCCCGCCTGACCCTGCCGCTGTTGCTACTCGAAGCCATCGCCCAGACGATCCTCGCCGCTCAGCTCGGCGAAGGCGCCAACCCGGCCTATGGCGTGCTGCTCGGCATTCTCTTCTACCCGCTGTACGCCGCGCCGCTGATTCTCTTCCTACACGCCCGCAGCATCGGCCAGTCGCCTGGCAACGCCCAGCTGTTCGCGGCTGGCTTGCAGCTATGGCCGACCTTCGCTCTGATGACCGGCCTGAGCACCCTGGCGATCATGTTAGGCCTGTCGCTGTTCATCGTGCCGGGCATCTGGATCATGATGCGCCTGGCCTTCTCCGAATTGATCCTGGTGCTCCGCCAGGAGCCGCCACTGCGTGCCCTGCAAGCCAGTTTCACGCTGACCGACGGGC harbors:
- a CDS encoding HAD family hydrolase codes for the protein MKVLREARHWVFDMDGTLTLAVHDFPAIKRALGIPQEDDILHHLAALPADEAAAKHAWLLEHERELAVASRPAPGAIELVRALCERGCQLGILTRNAHPLALLTLQAIGLDDCFATADILGRDEAPPKPHPGGLLHLAERWAVKPQELVMVGDYRFDLECAQAAGARGVLVNLPDNPWPELTGLHAQDCAQLLAALG
- the tesB gene encoding acyl-CoA thioesterase II, which gives rise to MTQVLDDLVALLSLEQIEENLFRGRSQDLGFRQLFGGQVLGQCISAASQTVEEARHVHSMHGYFLRPGDASLPVVYQVERTRDGGSFSTRRVVAVQKGKPIFFCSASFQYEEEGFHHQSQMPDVPGPEGLKSETDLARMVAPMIPERMRERAISDKPIEIRPVTLINPFAPQPCEPVKYVWFRAAGELPDDPQLHKYLLAYASDFNLLTTSMQPHGVSVFQKFMQVASLDHSLWFHRNLRMDDWLLYAMDSPWAGNARGFSRASIYNRQGELVASVAQEGLTRVREDWK
- a CDS encoding SagB/ThcOx family dehydrogenase, whose product is MSEVLAYHQLSKHEPERFAPGPGRLDWATQPAPFRRYEGARLIELYHRPMEEGPAYDTVFAGPQAAPAPVDLASISQLLYDSLAISAWKEAGGSRWALRGNPSSGNLHPTEAYLLLPPGGVDEGGVLAHYAPDMHALEVRSELPPPLGRQLADSLPPGGFLLGLSSIVWREAWKYGERAYRYCQHDLGHALAALAIAASVQGWQVRMLHGVAEARLDGLLGLDGDDFHEAEHGDCLLWIGPAQTMEFALPETLLNGLAHLERIGAPNRLSREYRHWPELQRVHALCRAPARGRAAWSADAASVRNDNPGLPLRPILHRRRSAQAMDGRSGIQAELLLAWLRRLLPQRSPVPFAVSGEPSEIDLLLFVHRVQGLAPGLYWLDRTGNGVQPLREDYQWQRVDAELPLYRLLEGDARGLAGFLSCGQDIAADGCVALAMLARVERVVANGDWRYPRLYWECGQIGQLLYLEAEAAGLSGTGIGCYFDDALRELLGDADSGLQSLYHFTLGRAVWDERLTSLPAYPQLRIPPCKETTPHDSGSR
- a CDS encoding GNAT family N-acetyltransferase, with amino-acid sequence MPLIETSSERLLLRAWRATDLPALVALNADIEVMRHFPEPLDAEQSAQLLARLRAHHEQHGFTFWALERRDDGELIGFTGLAQVGFEAPFVPAVEIGWRLARAHWRQGYASEAARAALAVAFERLALDEVVSFTASANLPSQAVMRSIGMQRDESGDFLHPRVPDGHPMQPHVLYRIRREQWQAQQ
- a CDS encoding histone deacetylase family protein, producing the protein MPLPLVYHEDYSPPFPAGHRFPMEKFRLLRDHLVDSGLTSDAELQRPELCPAEILALVHCPDYIARYMAGELPSEDQRRLGLPWSEALAQRTVRAVGGSLLTAELALRHGLACHLAGGTHHAHYDFPSGFCIFNDLAVIARYLLEAGRVHRVLIFDCDVHQGDGTARLLENEPDAITVSLHCEQNFPARKAQSDWDIPLPRGMGDADYLKVVDDTLNYLLPIYQPDLVLYDAGVDVHKDDALGYLQLTDAGLAARDEAVLQHCLGRDIPVLGVIGGGYSKDHVALARRHGILHHSAARVWAARGLR
- a CDS encoding aminotransferase class V-fold PLP-dependent enzyme produces the protein MSQICPDIDPDGLIEYSVVYTDRSLNHMSQSFQGVMRDISATLKQVYNAHAVAVVPGSGTYGMEAVARQLATEQKCLVIRNGWFSYRWTQIFDMGRIPAEAQVLKARPVADGPQAAFAPAPLDEVLATIAAEKPQVVFAPHVETSSGMILPDDYLRAVSDAVHAVGGLFVLDCIASGTLWVDMRACGIDVLISAPQKGWSASPCCALVMLSEAAQARVEATQSTSFACDLKKWLQIMQAYEQGGHAYHATMPSDALARFRDAMLEAKAIGFAKVRQQQQELGDRVRALLAARGFKSVAAKGFEAPGVVVCYTDDAQIKTGAKFAAIGLQIAAGVPLQCDEPADFQTFRLGLFGLDKLGNIERTVTTLEQALDKVQAG